The Oncorhynchus gorbuscha isolate QuinsamMale2020 ecotype Even-year linkage group LG06, OgorEven_v1.0, whole genome shotgun sequence sequence tgcctgctaacatgaatttctttaaatatacttatgtgtattgattttaataaaggcattgatgtttatggttaggtacagttgaagtcggaagtttacatacacttaggttggagtcattaactcgtttttcaaccactccacaaatttcttgttaacaaactatagttttggcaagtcggttaggacatctactttgtgcacggcacaagtaatttttccaacaattgtttacagacagattatttcaattaatcacaattccagtgggaagtgggaagtttacatacactaagttgactgtgcctttaaacagcttggaaaattccagaaaatgatgtcatggctttagaagcttctgaaaatgtgtgggcagaactgcaaaagcatgtgcgagcagggaggcctacaaacctgactcagtgatgatcctaactgaccgaagacagggaatttttactaggattaaatctcAGGAATAGttcaactgagtttaaatgtatttggctaaggtgtatggaaacttccgacttcaactgcacatTTGTGCAACGAGTGTGCTTTTTTCGccaatgcgcttttgttaaatcatcacccctTTGGCGatgttgaagtaggctgtgattcgatgataaatgagcaggcaccgcattgattatatgcaacgcaggacaagctagttaaactagtaatgtcatcaaccatgtgttattaactagtgattatgtgaagattgattgatttttataagataagttgcaagctagcattaaatttaccttggctccttgcagccacaaggtccttttgacgaTGCACtcgtggtcagcctgccacgcagtttccttgtggattgcaatgtaatcggccatcaTCGGCAGCCAAAAAGGCAGATTACCGTTTTATGAAAacctgaaatcggccctaattaatcagccatgccGTTTaaccggtcgacctctaatatctATGTCTTTACTGTAGGTTCAGGAGGAGCTGAGGCGGGTCCGTACAGGATCAGAGCTGTCCACAGAGGTCCTGAagctgaaggaggagagggagcaggctGATGCTGTCCTACAAAGGATCACCTCCGAGAGGGACACACTCCGAGAGAGACTAAAAGTTGCCCAGACCTGTGCTCTCACAGACCGAGAGGAAGAGGAGCGGAGGATCCTGAACCTGGAAAACACCATCAAGACTGTGAGACTGATCAACTTCTCACCAAATCAAAGCCAAATGATCCTGTCACAGTTGATCATACTACTTTTTGTAGATAGAACACCGTACACAGATTTTACAACCACCGTGTACTGCGCTGTCAATCATGTCTGCCTCTGACATTATTACCACCTCAGCTGATCTTACATGCATGATGTACCAGGAGTAgagtgtgttatggtgtgtgttttTGGTCCCCAGTTGGAGAGGGAGCGTCTGGACCTGCGGTCTCAGGTGTCAGTGCTGAAGGATGGCAGGGTGGCTATAGAGGAGGAGCTGAAGGCTCGCTCCACTGCCCTGGTCCACACTGCAGAGGAGACGGCCCAGCAGAGAGCTGAGTCCAGCGCACTACGGTACTGTCTGTCGGTGTCCGTCTGTCTTTCTTTGCGTGGATGTGATGTCATTTATGTAATGTAGTGATGGGAAATGGCTAATTCCCGCTCTATGTTCAGGCTTTTGCAGGAGCAGATGGAACAGTCTCTGTTTGACACACAACACAGGCTCTCTGTGAAGACCAACGAGCTCCATGCTGCTCACCAGCAGATGGAGAAACTGGAGGAGAAAATAGGTGAGGGGTTTGTGGATGCAGGGGTTAGTTAGACCTGGATATCTTACACACTGTTTCCCTTTGTTTATTTCTGAGatgctttttaaaatatttgtttaaataaataaataattccaTCAGCTGAGTTGAGTCGCCATGGCTCCACCCAGAGAGACGGAGTTACTGTGCTCCAGAAGACTGTCTCTGCTCTGGACAGGGAGAAGGATGCTCTGCAGGATGACGTGGACCAGAAGACTGAGAGCCTGGCCCTGCTGCAGGACGAGCTGTCCAGGAAGGTAGggcactagataccagtaactgGCCTGTACATGTTAGAGGGTCTAGAACTATAGGAGTAGGCAGTCCTGCAGAGTGAGCACTGTTCCGTCTCTCGTTCTGCAGGAGAAGACACTGGAGGAAGTTAGACTTACTGTTAAAGACATGGAGAACTCCCTAGAGTAAGTGTACACTCTTCTTGTGTGTTTTGAGTTGTCTGTTCGTGCATTTGTGTGAGAGGCATGTCTACtgaatatatatgtgtgtgtgtggtgagcgAGTGGATCAGTGATATTGTGTTGTACCTGCAGTCAGCTGAAGGGGGCACTGAGCAGCCGTGAGCGGGAGATAGCCAGTCTACGCAGACAACTTGACTCTGCCCAGGAGGAGCTGTCTGGAGtggggagagaccgagagatcGCCCTGCGAGAGAACCGGAGACTACAGGATGACCTAGCCACTATGACCAGGGAGAACCAGGTACAGCGCACAGTTGGATAACGGAGCTTTTGTGAACAGAACAAAATTCTGTCACCCACAATAGACGTATCTAACTTGGGGGCACGTTTACCCTACAAGTTATTTTATTTAATTGGGATGCAAACATTTCATACATACTCCGTTTTCATGGGTCTCATTTGCACGTGTTGTGTGTCCAGGCTGTGCATGCCGAGATGGAAGAGGCCTTGCATGAGAAAGACGAGCTGAAGATGAGAGTTCACTCCTACATCTCAGAAGTGGCCAGGATAGAGAATATAATGCTTGCGAAGGTAAGCAGTAACACTCTACACAGCAGTAGTATATTCACACTAGATGTTTCCCTCAAAGGGATTGTATTCTAGTGTAGATATTACAATTGGATTATGATGTATCTACTGGAATTGATAATGGCTGTTTTCCAGTGTTTAAGCCATCCTCCAGTTGCTATGGAGTCCTTCCAATAGTTTTTAACTGATTTAAATAATGTTGTCTTCCAGgagaaggagaacagggagatgcTGGAGCGGTTCCGGATGGCCCATGGGGAGTCAGAGGACCGGGAGCTGAAGCTGCAGCACGCTGAGGGCCTCAACAACTCCATCCGCCTGGAGCTGCTCtcttcagacacagagagacgacACCTCAGAGAGACTGTGggacatcaggagagagagatccagGAGGTGAGACTGGGGGGGGGCAATGTGGGTGGAGAAAAATGCTGTAGATAAAGCTTAAAATGGGTAGAGTTTGAGTTTTGTTTAAAATGTCCAATAGCTTATGATATGTTCTTGCCTACCTCTACCCaatatctactgtactgaattCACTTGCATTGTTGCAATTGGTGATGAGGATGCCTGCTCTGTCCCAACCTTATAGCACATGAATGCCCTGCAGGCATACGAGGCCCAGGTGTCGTCCCTGGCCCGGGGCATGTCCCGGCTGGAGGAGGAGCTGCAGGCGGCCCGGGGGGAGAAGACTGTCCTGCTGTCTGACCTGGCCTCTGTCAGGGAGCTCTGTGTCAAACTGGACTCAAGCAAAGAGCTCAGCACCCGCCAGCTCACCTCCAAGAGCATGGAGCTGGAGAGGGTGAGCAAACTGACCGCATCTCAGTCCTCCACCCTTTTCTTTTCCCTTCATAAATTTAGCAATGGTGGAAATGTACaccacacacgtgtgtgtgtgtgtgtgtgtgtgtgtgtgtgtgtgtgtgtgtgtgtgtgtgtgtgtgtgtgtgtgtgtgtgtgtgtgtgtgtgtgtgtgtgtgtgtgtgtgtgtgtgtgtgtgtgtgtgtttaaatataaacacacacacgtgtgtggtGTACATTTCCACcattgctatatatatatataaaattgtttttttactcagtaaatatggacttggtattttaccaaatagggttatctttaGTATACCACCCCCTGaacttgtcacaatacaacttattggctgaaatgcattaagaaggaaagaaattccataaatgtacttttaacaaggcacagctgttaattgaaaatatttccaggtgactacctcatgaagctgattgagagaatgccaagagtgtgcaaagctgtcatcagtgtggctactttgaagaatctaaaatatattttagatttttcaaacacttttttggttactacttgagtccatatgtgttatttcatagttttgatgtcttcactattattctacaatgttgaacatagtaaaaataaagaaccctGGAACTtttgactacacacacacacacgcaatgcaTGTACCAATAAGTTGCGATACAGGCCTTACAGGCTAAATGCAGGAACCTCAGCTATAAGAGTCTGTGTAGTGTCGACTCTGCCTTTCATTATGTCTGTTTATGAGCTTGTGCTGCTCTCGTAGATGACAGGAGAGCTGGAGGACGTGCGCTCGGAGGCAGAGCTGATGAAGAAGCAGCTGGCCAGTGAGAGGCTGACTGTCCGTAACCTAGAGACACTTCTCTCCTCCAATCGGCAGAAGGAGTTCCACACTCATTTGAGCGCCAGCGAGAGGGAGTCGGAGCTGAAGGTTCTGCGGGACAGACTCGCCCTAGCTGACAGCAAAACGTAAGAGAAGGTCCTAAAGAATCCTCGGGCCAACGAATGTACTTCTTCACAGACCCACTGATTACACACAATCTTGAGTCTTACTGATTTAATAAAGAtaagttactgtgtgtgtgtgcagggcagGGCATGCCAGGGAGGTTTCACTACTCCGAGGGAAAGTCTCTCAGCTGCAGACAGAGATGGACGTGCTGAAGAGACAGCTGACCACTGAGCGCTTTGAGCGGTGAGCTGAATGACTCTATGTGTCCAGCTTATCAGTCACCTACCTCAATAATCCAAATGTTTGTTTGCATGTAATTGAAAAGGCTGAGAGCTACTATCTGTCCCTCATGCCCTTGTTGTCTCTCTACCTCAGTGAGAGGGCTGTGCAGGAGATGCGCAGGCAAGGTATGTCTTTCTCCTCACTGCGGAGCTCCTCCCCCCTGAGCAGATCTCTGAGTCCCCGTCCCCCCTCCCCGGAACGGTCCATCCTGCGAACTCCAGAGCGCTCTACCGACCGGTCACCAGAGAAGTGAGTTACACTCACAATACTACGTACGTGCTTGCACAGACACATCACACCACTTCCTACTTTTATATCCATTCTGCAATCACTGCGATCCCCTAGCATCTATAAAACAGACTTTATAGATCACACTGATTTGTAGTCAAGCCTGTAATTGATGCGACTTCCCTTTTCCTCCACAGAATTGTGAGCTTTAAGGAGTAGAGACACCCGACAGACAGGGAAATGAAGGAGCTGGAGTGAGTGCGTGAGAAGCCTGTAAGGGTATCAGTTTGGACGCATCACACAAATGATTCACACACAACTTAGCAACTCTTGTGTCCAACAAAAATGCTTCGAATGGTCTAAAATGCCACCGTCCTTCTCTATGAAGGATGCAATAACTTGGATCAAAGTTGAAATCATGCCGTCCTCTCACCAAAGATAATTCCAGTGCCAATTGTTTGAAGAATTTGATTGTCTATATTATGTTTCTCCATGGAAAAAAATAGACTAATTGAGCTACTAATAGTATTGTCAAATTGAAGTGTACCTTGGAGGTACTGTACATTTTCTGCTTATACTTGGGAGATCCATAGGTGATTGGACTGATATACTTTTACCAAATGTATTTATAAGAACCTGGACTTGGTTATTAGACCACTGATAGGAGAATAGGTCATTAGTTCAGCTTTGTGTTCTGTGATATTTTTTACATGTTTAATGTTACATATTATTCCCATTATGCCTAAATTAATAACTTATTCATTCAAATAAAGTTTTGTACAAACAAATTCACTGCACTCGTCTGTACCTTACATCAGAGACAACACAACAGCCTTTAAATGACCCATAAGAGATTTCCATAAAAGTGTAGAGGAAAATGTATTTACAAAATACAAATGTGTTATTGGGGCTTTAATACTTTGTTGGGTCATTGTTTGGTTGAAGCCCAGATACAGATGGAGTGCACAGTAATTAGAGCAATTGGACAGTAACAGTTTAATTTCTTAATTGATTTGATTCAGTAACATCCTCTTTCCTTCTAAAATACAATTCCTTTTGAGTTTTAGTGGTTTTATGCATATACTCAAACACACAATTCATATTTCCCAATGCTGTAACATTGTGCAACAATGTAAAAAGTAACATATCAAAATACTGCTTGTTCCCtcagaataatacaaaataaaaaaagacaTGGCAAATGTGTAACAAGATGCTGTAGAAAAATAATATTTCCAAGTATAAAATACCATCTTGCAGTTAATGTCTGCAGTACTCAGTGGTTGTGTTGGGGAAGGGGTAAGTAAACAGGGAAAAGTCTAGAATATACTTGGGCAGAAGTTCCCTGAGAAGCTTCTGAGGCAGACTGCATAGGTAATAGTGCAGCGTCTCCTTGGTGACAGGCTTGTACCACGTCTGTCGCTCAGGGAAGTGGATGTGTGGAGGTGCACTAATACGCTGTAGCACATAGTCCGCATCACTCTCCAGATGCTCATAGGAGCCAATGAAGTCATAGGACACGGCACATGGCTGACACAGGTTGTAGATGGGCATCCAGTGCTCATTCATGCGGTCCACATCCTCATCCAGCAGGTAGCGCACAAACTCCGCAAAAGTCACATCATCCCCAGCCACTGCTGTATCCTTGGCATGGCCCTTTCTGTAGCGCCTGATGATCTCGGCACCGTACTTCTCCTGGTAGGCCT is a genomic window containing:
- the cep135 gene encoding centrosomal protein of 135 kDa isoform X1, which translates into the protein MSTNAERKFINLRKRLDQLGYRQPLGIETLPLVERLFSDLIHTTESLRNAKLNAGKTEKESRNLDALLEPYKTENARLVRENNELHLGLLKLGEEKERVSRELKAYIRKLDHETSDLKFLNNQYVHKVRSLEKDSKAKTERIQQLQEKNMQAVVQTPGGKKHSIPFRRQRMQIDDLIPPSSGPTQPVAQPDDPYIADLLQVADDRIQELQQDVTKLKLDLERAQGGIKHLHIQVEERDKEIERLSRALDGGRPYDVISLEAQTISNEKLIAHLNLQIEYLQETNRTLEQKVQGLQQRKQDASTEVADLSAKNQELCQELTHIDHLAKQLEKDKDLVLETADLELQEAKKEIQKQHRALEDLEDVITKLRRDHAEGDYEKDRLRNQLGELGEQNEKMEGLMNFLEEEKRRLQDKLEKMTDADKELVIELESMRSKHGVCGKDRSPSRLDAFVRSLEEERDYYRQEAERYRRARGPGVMDHTNTRSSPGRSPRGRTGWHGRGDNVDLELSRTVKERDELQAVLLGFERHMEDIQTNVKALTAERDQLSLQCKKVQEELRRVRTGSELSTEVLKLKEEREQADAVLQRITSERDTLRERLKVAQTCALTDREEEERRILNLENTIKTLERERLDLRSQVSVLKDGRVAIEEELKARSTALVHTAEETAQQRAESSALRLLQEQMEQSLFDTQHRLSVKTNELHAAHQQMEKLEEKIAELSRHGSTQRDGVTVLQKTVSALDREKDALQDDVDQKTESLALLQDELSRKEKTLEEVRLTVKDMENSLDQLKGALSSREREIASLRRQLDSAQEELSGVGRDREIALRENRRLQDDLATMTRENQAVHAEMEEALHEKDELKMRVHSYISEVARIENIMLAKEKENREMLERFRMAHGESEDRELKLQHAEGLNNSIRLELLSSDTERRHLRETVGHQEREIQEHMNALQAYEAQVSSLARGMSRLEEELQAARGEKTVLLSDLASVRELCVKLDSSKELSTRQLTSKSMELERMTGELEDVRSEAELMKKQLASERLTVRNLETLLSSNRQKEFHTHLSASERESELKVLRDRLALADSKTAGHAREVSLLRGKVSQLQTEMDVLKRQLTTERFERERAVQEMRRQGMSFSSLRSSSPLSRSLSPRPPSPERSILRTPERSTDRSPEKIVSFKE
- the cep135 gene encoding centrosomal protein of 135 kDa isoform X3; this encodes MSTNAERKFINLRKRLDQLGYRQPLGIETLPLVERLFSDLIHTTESLRNAKLNAGKTEKESRNLDALLEPYKTENARLVRENNELHLGLLKLGEEKERVSRELKAYIRKLDHETSDLKFLNNQYVHKVRSLEKDSKAKTERIQQLQEKNMQAVVQTPGGKKHSIPFRRQRMQIDDLIPPSSGPTQPVAQPDDPYIADLLQVADDRIQELQQDVTKLKLDLERAQGGIKHLHIQVEERDKEIERLSRALDGGRPYDVISLEAQTISNEKLIAHLNLQIEYLQETNRTLEQKVQGLQQRKQDASTEVADLSAKNQELCQELTHIDHLAKQLEKDKDLVLETADLELQEAKKEIQKQHRALEDLEDVITKLRRDHAEGDYEKDRLRNQLGELGEQNEKMEGLMNFLEEEKRRLQDKLEKMTDADKELVIELESMRSKHGVCGKDRSPSRLDAFVRSLEEERDYYRQEAERYRRARGPGVMDHTNTRSSPGRSPRGRTGWHGRGDNVDLELSRTVKERDELQAVLLGFERHMEDIQTNVKALTAERDQLSLQCKKVQEELRRVRTGSELSTEVLKLKEEREQADAVLQRITSERDTLRERLKVAQTCALTDREEEERRILNLENTIKTLERERLDLRSQVSVLKDGRVAIEEELKARSTALVHTAEETAQQRAESSALRLLQEQMEQSLFDTQHRLSVKTNELHAAHQQMEKLEEKIAELSRHGSTQRDGVTVLQKTVSALDREKDALQDDVDQKTESLALLQDELSRKEKTLEEVRLTVKDMENSLDQLKGALSSREREIASLRRQLDSAQEELSGVGRDREIALRENRRLQDDLATMTRENQAVHAEMEEALHEKDELKMRVHSYISEVARIENIMLAKEKENREMLERFRMAHGESEDRELKLQHAEGLNNSIRLELLSSDTERRHLRETVGHQEREIQEAYEAQVSSLARGMSRLEEELQAARGEKTVLLSDLASVRELCVKLDSSKELSTRQLTSKSMELERMTGELEDVRSEAELMKKQLASERLTVRNLETLLSSNRQKEFHTHLSASERESELKVLRDRLALADSKTAGHAREVSLLRGKVSQLQTEMDVLKRQLTTERFERERAVQEMRRQGMSFSSLRSSSPLSRSLSPRPPSPERSILRTPERSTDRSPEKIVSFKE
- the cep135 gene encoding centrosomal protein of 135 kDa isoform X2 — protein: MSTNAERKFINLRKRLDQLGYRQPLGIETLPLVERLFSDLIHTTESLRNAKLNAGKTEKESRNLDALLEPYKTENARLVRENNELHLGLLKLGEEKERVSRELKAYIRKLDHETSDLKFLNNQYVHKVRSLEKDSKAKTERIQQLQEKNMQAVVQTPGGKKHSIPFRRQRMQIDDLIPPSSGPTQPVAQPDDPYIADLLQVADDRIQELQQDVTKLKLDLERAQGGIKHLHIQVEERDKEIERLSRALDGGRPYDVISLEAQTISNEKLIAHLNLQIEYLQETNRTLEQKVQGLQQRKQDASTEVADLSAKNQELCQELTHIDHLAKQLEKDKDLVLETADLELQEAKKEIQKQHRALEDLEDVITKLRRDHAEGDYEKDRLRNQLGELGEQNEKMEGLMNFLEEEKRRLQDKLEKMTDADKELVIELESMRSKHGVCGKDRSPSRLDAFVRSLEEERDYYRQEAERYRRARGPGVMDHTNTRSSPGRSPRGRTGWHGRGDNVDLELSRTVKERDELQAVLLGFERHMEDIQTNVKALTAERDQLSLQCKKVQEELRRVRTGSELSTEVLKLKEEREQADAVLQRITSERDTLRERLKVAQTCALTDREEEERRILNLENTIKTLERERLDLRSQVSVLKDGRVAIEEELKARSTALVHTAEETAQQRAESSALRLLQEQMEQSLFDTQHRLSVKTNELHAAHQQMEKLEEKIAELSRHGSTQRDGVTVLQKTVSALDREKDALQDDVDQKTESLALLQDELSRKEKTLEEVRLTVKDMENSLDQLKGALSSREREIASLRRQLDSAQEELSGVGRDREIALRENRRLQDDLATMTRENQAVHAEMEEALHEKDELKMRVHSYISEVARIENIMLAKEKENREMLERFRMAHGESEDRELKLQHAEGLNNSIRLELLSSDTERRHLRETVGHQEREIQEHMNALQAYEAQVSSLARGMSRLEEELQAARGEKTVLLSDLASVRELCVKLDSSKELSTRQLTSKSMELERMTGELEDVRSEAELMKKQLASERLTVRNLETLLSSNRQKEFHTHLSASERESELKVLRDRLALADSKTAGHAREVSLLRGKVSQLQTEMDVLKRQLTTERFERERAVQEMRRQGMSFSSLRSSSPLSRSLSPRPPSPERSILRTPERSTDRSPEK